A single region of the Eriocheir sinensis breed Jianghai 21 unplaced genomic scaffold, ASM2467909v1 Scaffold273, whole genome shotgun sequence genome encodes:
- the LOC126991394 gene encoding uncharacterized protein LOC126991394: MTEFLLLLLLLLSRMITKEMLSLTFYFLLRSVLAADPAHLKPGALSAHLGRVSLVEDVLWVQYPFTALVEIPGTLRTITEQVTGVVLQMDISAPEDGLLRLMHDRIKYLNDTLTLALENYAALSFPNRTKRGLIDGIGQLSRMLFGTAMDEDVEELRDRYNRLASLAATQHKTIRMNSLHISRLEHAVQDIASYSRTLGSSINELWTGMANMYQMELVLQTLPALESAVNSILHTNALVIQNVVDADCGRVTSSLFPVRDLQKALKIGVENHQLTPLFDMHAIHHYYPLLESFLTSEAIVIHVPFRSKDVFEVYQLEPFPFSVNNSVMVLHLPATVVLIRNDLSLYATGQPSDLGSCKTEYHNLYFCSASLFAFLPLTGGICEVVLTQSDASKALETCPYRHVAPKSLFHRRFS; the protein is encoded by the exons atgacagagttcctcctcctcctcctccttcttctctcccgcatgataacaaag gaaatgttgtccctcaccttctacttccttctgcgctccgttctggctgcagaccctgcgcacctcaagccgggggccctctctgctcatttgggccgggtttctctggtcgaggatgtcctgtgggtccagtacccgtttactgctctgGTGGAAATACCAGGCACACTGAGGACAATAACGGAACAAGTGACTGGGGTTGTGTTGCAGATGGATATCAGTGCTCCTGAAGACGGTCTCCTGCGTCTGATGCATGACCGCATAAAGTACTTGAATGATactctaaccctggctttggagaactacgcagctctttcctttcctaaccgtactaaacggggcttgatcgatgggattgggcaactttcccgcatgttgtttggaaccgcaatggatgaggatgtggaggaactgcgggataggtataaccgtttggcttcacttgctgctactcaacacaaaaccattaggatgaattccttacacatttccagacttgagcatgcagtacaggatattgcttcttattcccgaaccttaggctcttccattaatgagttgtggaccggcatggctaatatgtaccaaatggaacttgttctacaaaccttgcctgccttggagagtgcagtcaactctatcctccatactaatgctctggtgatacagaatgtagtggatgcagattgtggtagggttacctcttctctttttcctgtcagggatttgcaaaaggctttgaaaataggagtagagaaccaccaactaacacctttgtttgacatgcatgccatacaccaTTACTATCCCTTGCTTGAGTCATTCCTGACGTCGGAAGCTATAGTGATTCACGTTCCCTTCAGGTcaaaggatgtgtttgaggtttatcagctggaacctttccctttctcagtcaataactcggtgatggtgcttcacttacctgccacagtggtcttaattcgtaatgatctatcgctttatgcaacgggccagccgtcagacctagggtcctgcaaaacagagtatcacaatctctatttttgctcagcgtcactctttgcattcctcccgttgacaggtggtatctgcgaggtggtgctgacccagtcggatgcttctaaagctctagagacttgcccctatcgtcacgtcgcccctaaatcgcttttccacaggaggttctcctga